A genomic stretch from Helianthus annuus cultivar XRQ/B chromosome 1, HanXRQr2.0-SUNRISE, whole genome shotgun sequence includes:
- the LOC110943812 gene encoding ARM REPEAT PROTEIN INTERACTING WITH ABF2, which translates to MENLNNKRHEQPTNSVRRSLKRKLEDEFIADRNLIASSDDAAQQDLASHVRAQVQILDSTFSSLESDRALVKRSIHILSELAKNEDIVNLIVESGAVPALVRHLEAPDWKEVAEPRPYEHEVEKGSAFTLGLLAIKPEHQQLIVDAGALPRLVALLKRHRDGENSRAVNGVIRRAADAITNLAHENSSIKTRVRVEGGIPPLVELLEFIDAKVQRAAAGALRTLAFKNDENKTQIVDYNALPTLILMLRSEDAAIHYEAVGVIGNLVHSSPNIKKEVLLAGALQPVIELLSSSCSESQREAALLLGQFAAADTDCKVHIVQRGAVGPLVEMLQSPDAQLREMSAFALGRLAQDTHNQAGIAHGGGIPPLLKLLDSRNGSLQHNAAFALYGLADNEDNVADLIRVGGVQKLQDGEFIVQPTRDCVAKTLKRLEEKIHGRVLSHLLYLMRIAERSVQRRIALALSHLCAPDDQKTIFVDANGLSILLELLESSSLKHQRDSCAALCKLAEKASSLSPVDAGPPSPISQVYLGEQYVNNPTLSDVTFLIEGKRFYAHRICLLASSDAFRAMFDGGYKEKDAKDIEIPNIRWDVFELMMRYIYTGSVDVNLEIAQDLLRAADQYLLEGLKRLCEYTIAQDIRIDNVSVMYDLSEAFNAVSLRNACILFVLENFDKLNAKSWYGELIKRILPEMRDYFVRTLGRAVEADMRQ; encoded by the exons ATGGAGAACCTCAACAACAAACGCCATGAACAACCTACAAACTCCGTGAGAAGAAGCTTGAAGAGGAAGCTAGAGGACGAATTCATCGCAGATCGGAACCTCATCGCATCCTCTGATGACGCCGCTCAACAAGATCTAGCATCTCACGTTCGCGCTCAGGTTCAAATCCTTGATTCTACTTTCTCATCGCTTGAATCGGATCGTGCGCTTGTTAAACGCTCGATTCATATCCTCTCCGAGCTCGCGAAGAACG AGGATATTGTGAATTTAATTGTTGAATCCGGTGCGGTTCCGGCGCTCGTACGGCATCTTGAAGCTCCGGATTGGAAGGAAGTTGCGGAACCGAGGCCGTATGAGCATGAAGTGGAGAAGGGAAGTGCTTTTACTCTTGGACTTCTTGCTATAAAG CCTGAGCATCAACAACTGATCGTTGATGCTGGAGCTCTACCTCGTCTTGTTGCTCTGCTTAAGAGACACAGGGACGGCGAGAACTCTCGAGCAGTCAACGGTGTTATAAGAAGAGCTGCAGATGCAATCACAAACCTTGCTCATGAGAATAGCAGCATCAAGACCCGTGTTAG GGTTGAAGGCGGAATCCCTCCTCTTGTTGAATTGCTTGAATTTATTGATGCTAAGGTGCAGAGAGCGGCTGCAGGGGCCCTGCGTACTTTAGCTTTCAAAAATGATGAAAACAAAACTCAG ATAGTAGACTACAATGCTTTGCCTACACTTATTTTAATGCTCCGGTCTGAAGATGCAGCAATACACTATGAAGCA GTTGGTGTAATTGGGAATCTCGTTCACTCATCCCCCAACATAAAGAAGGAAGTTCTTCTTGCTGGAGCGTTACAACCCGTAATTGAACTGCTTAG CTCAAGCTGCTCAGAGAGCCAACGTGAAGCTGCTTTATTGCTTGGACAGTTTGCTGCCGCCGATACAGATTGCAAG GTTCACATAGTTCAAAGAGGCGCTGTTGGTCCACTAGTTGAGATGTTGCAGTCACCAGATGCTCAATTAAGGGAGATGTCAGCTTTCGCCTTAGGAAGATTGGCACAG GATACTCACAACCAGGCTGGTATAGCTCACGGTGGTGGCATACCTCCATTGTTGAAACTTCTCGATTCTAGAAATGGTTCCCTGCAACACAATGCTGCATTTGCGTTATACGGTCTTGCTGATAACGAG GATAATGTTGCTGATCTTATAAGGGTTGGTGGGGTACAAAAGCTGCAAGATGGTGAATTCATTGTCCAA CCAACTCGGGATTGTGTGGCCAAGACTTTGAAAAGACTGGAGGAGAAGATTCATGGACGG GTATTGAGCCATCTGTTGTACCTAATGCGGATCGCCGAGAGATCCGTTCAGAGACGAATTGCTTTGGCTCTTTCCCATCTTTGTGCACCAGATGACCAGAAAACAATATTCGTCGACGCCAATG GATTATCCATACTCTTGGAGCTTTTGGAATCAAGCAGTTTAAAACATCAACGCGATAGTTGTGCAGCCTTGTGCAAGCTGGCGGAAAAAGCCAGTTCACTTTCTCCTGTCGATGCCGGACCGCCGTCCCCGATATCtcag GTGTATTTAGGCGAGCAGTATGTGAACAACCCCACACTATCTGATGTAACCTTCCTAATTGAAG GCAAACGCTTCTACGCTCACAGAATTTGTCTTCTTGCTTCTTCTGATGCGTTCCGGGCAATGTTTGATGGCGGGTACAAG GAGAAAGATGCTAAAGACATCGAGATTCCAAATATAAGATGGGATGTCTTCGAATTAATGATGAG ATATATATACACCGGGTCCGTAGACGTGAATCTGGAAATTGCTCAGGATCTTCTTAGAGCTGCAGATCAATATCTTCTCGAGGGGCTAAAACGTCTCTGTGAGTACACCATTGCGCAG GATATACGGATCGACAATGTGTCAGTTATGTACGACTTATCAGAGGCCTTCAACGCTGTGTCACTAAGGAACGCATGCATTCTATTTGTTTTGGAGAATTTCGACAAATTAAATGCAAAATCATG GTACGGGGAATTGATCAAGCGTATATTGCCAGAGATGCGCGATTACTTTGTGAGGACGCTTGGAAGGGCAGTGGAAGCTGACATGAGGCAATAG
- the LOC110943828 gene encoding cyclin-P3-1 encodes MDASRTSSMCFGMESLGLESDIAGAKTYCNLGLKQTSKQNRGSPKVLSLLSSILERCVQMNESLLDKTQTKDVITVFHGSRAPALSIKEYVDRIFKYSHCSPSCFVVAHVYMDRFIQCGNVNLTSLSVHRLLITSIMLAAKFIDDAFYNNAYYAKVGGVTTAELNRLEMKFLFGLDFRLHVSLRTFGRYCSQLENQGSCELQMERPPRVIHAPCGLKDTWSNSEDASTYTTTKIHTV; translated from the exons ATGGATGCTTCAAGAACCTCTTCT ATGTGCTTCGGTATGGAATCTTTAGGGCTTGAAAGCGACATCGCAGGCGCAAAAACGTATTGTAATCTAGGACTCAAACAAACATCTAAGCAAAACCGAGGAAGCCCAAAAGTTTTATCACTTCTTTCTTCAATTCTCGAGAGGTGTGTCCAAATGAATGAGTCATTACTCGATAAGACACAGACTAAAGATGTTATTACGGTTTTTCATGGTTCAAGAGCACCGGCACTTAGCATTAAAGAGTATGTTGATAGAATTTTCAAGTATTCGCATTGCAGCCCCTCGTGTTTTGTTGTCGCACACGTTTACATGGATCGGTTTATTCAGTGTGGAAATGTTAATTTGACTTCTCTTAGTGTTCATCGACTTCTCATCACTAGTATAATGCTTGCTGCCAAGTTCATTGACGACGC ATTCTACAACAACGCGTATTATGCGAAAGTGGGAGGGGTAACAACAGCAGAACTAAACAGATTGGAGATGAAATTCCTATTTGGCCTGGACTTTCGACTCCACGTCAGCCTTCGGACGTTTGGCAGATACTGTTCCCAGTTGGAAAATCAAGGTTCATGTGAGCTGCAAATGGAAAGACCGCCACGGGTGATTCACGCCCCATGTGGACTCAAGGATACCTGGTCCAACAGTGAAGACGCGAGTACTTACACCACAACAAAGATTCATACCGTATAA